The Halobacterium litoreum genome includes a region encoding these proteins:
- a CDS encoding transposase, which yields MERDDPAVAESIVVHAETLCEREDHLWDVINQLSIPLDLLTDHRDQSKAVFETEEMVRAFLYKEIRGFSQSGLAEELGTSSSLVKSCGFNIKDLGKSPSQQDLSYAWGEFSGDTKEIIEAAATSIADVAVEHGVISEGLVPSRPSDDIDQSGQSQREYKREHSTRTIRLARSHMLPEFKTGRAPHRIYSDEELHDMLVRACERKGSAHSEGEYGWLIDDDQTCAGSTLLRAIKKIATPEEMDAQFTLSDFADEDAMPRISRIRDSIMESFDAATDNIINSIRGENPFDQGRKTIAAIDITHEQFHASPWEDKDKGIVKEDFPPMVSGYKKDGEYKRGFKYATITLVGDHAPIILGVEPVKENSKWEPDGSPSFSKADLVDRLLDKAERFVDLDEVLFDRGFYSNEVYARVHDRDLIYTSPVPMYKDDYEAIEDIEAHDTADAAVKHDVPFGHDGEVHHHAEFMYVPSQSDDANGKYAVFVTNRDRVGPEEVKSVCNGYRRRWDIENQYKSVKSFLAKTSSKDYRVRLCNFVFASLIYNLWRLTDYLIKVALDKEIRSPPVLTAKTFVRALGEFLREVD from the coding sequence ATGGAGCGTGATGACCCCGCAGTCGCTGAGTCCATCGTCGTGCACGCAGAGACGCTCTGTGAGCGCGAGGACCACCTGTGGGACGTCATCAACCAGCTTTCGATACCACTCGATCTCCTCACTGATCACCGTGACCAGAGCAAGGCGGTGTTCGAAACCGAGGAGATGGTTCGCGCGTTTTTATACAAAGAAATCCGTGGGTTTTCGCAGTCTGGCTTAGCGGAGGAGTTAGGAACGAGTTCCAGCCTGGTGAAGAGCTGTGGGTTCAACATCAAGGATTTAGGAAAATCGCCCTCACAGCAGGACCTTTCGTACGCGTGGGGGGAGTTTAGCGGGGATACAAAGGAGATCATCGAGGCGGCTGCCACATCGATTGCTGATGTTGCTGTTGAACACGGTGTTATTTCCGAAGGGCTCGTCCCGTCACGCCCGTCCGACGATATTGATCAGAGCGGGCAGAGTCAGCGGGAGTACAAGAGAGAACACTCCACAAGGACGATTCGGCTTGCTCGAAGCCATATGCTTCCTGAATTTAAGACTGGACGAGCGCCTCACCGGATTTATTCAGACGAAGAGCTTCATGACATGCTTGTTCGGGCCTGTGAGCGGAAAGGGAGCGCCCATTCTGAAGGTGAGTACGGGTGGCTGATTGATGATGACCAGACGTGCGCCGGCTCCACGCTCCTTCGCGCGATCAAGAAAATTGCGACACCGGAGGAGATGGATGCGCAGTTTACACTCTCTGATTTTGCGGACGAAGACGCGATGCCGCGGATCAGCCGGATTCGGGACAGCATCATGGAGTCATTCGATGCGGCGACAGACAACATCATCAACTCGATTCGGGGAGAGAATCCATTCGATCAGGGACGGAAAACTATCGCTGCTATCGACATAACCCACGAGCAGTTCCACGCCTCGCCGTGGGAGGACAAGGACAAGGGAATTGTCAAGGAAGATTTTCCCCCGATGGTGAGCGGGTACAAGAAGGACGGAGAGTACAAGCGCGGATTCAAATACGCCACTATCACGCTCGTGGGAGATCACGCGCCGATTATTCTTGGTGTGGAGCCGGTGAAAGAGAACTCGAAGTGGGAGCCGGATGGTTCTCCGTCGTTCTCGAAGGCCGACCTCGTGGACCGGCTTCTTGATAAGGCCGAACGATTCGTTGACCTCGATGAGGTTCTGTTTGACCGGGGATTCTACAGCAACGAGGTGTACGCGAGGGTGCATGACCGTGACCTTATCTACACGTCACCGGTCCCGATGTACAAGGATGATTACGAGGCAATCGAGGATATTGAGGCCCACGACACGGCTGATGCAGCTGTGAAACACGATGTTCCGTTTGGCCATGATGGGGAGGTCCATCACCATGCGGAATTCATGTACGTTCCAAGCCAGAGTGATGACGCTAACGGGAAGTACGCCGTCTTCGTAACGAACCGAGATCGCGTTGGGCCGGAGGAGGTCAAGAGTGTCTGTAACGGATACCGGCGAAGATGGGATATTGAGAACCAGTATAAGTCCGTGAAAAGCTTCCTGGCGAAGACGTCCTCGAAGGACTACCGGGTTCGACTGTGTAACTTCGTGTTCGCGTCACTGATTTACAACCTCTGGCGATTGACGGACTACCTGATCAAGGTGGCGTTGGACAAGGAGATTCGCTCACCGCCAGTGTTGACGGCAAAGACATTCGTGCGGGCGCTTGGTGAATTCCTCAGGGAGGTTGACTAG
- a CDS encoding dipeptidase, which translates to MPDTPPIFDGHNDALLALRREDETVSDFLAGRDTGDLDLPRAREGGLAAGFFALFVPSGPEFSASDDANRTETDDGYRIERPPPLAGPYARSVVGEMLDAVDELATDDRVRVCRDVDDVRACISGDELGVVVHFEGAEAIRPDCSNFGDYYDRGLRSLGLAWSRPTAFADGVPFRYPSSPDVGGGLTDAGRRLVRRCNDRGVLVDCAHLTAAGFWDVHEVSSAPTVVSHSGAHEVCPLSRNLTDEQLDAVADTGGLVGLTFGASALRPDGGRDPDAPLSVAVEHVDYLVDRMGIDHVALGSDFDGATTLAPLGDATALPDLLRALREAGYSERDIEKIAHGNWLRVLSATW; encoded by the coding sequence ATGCCCGACACGCCGCCGATTTTCGACGGCCACAACGACGCGCTGCTGGCGCTCCGGCGCGAGGACGAGACGGTTTCAGATTTCCTCGCCGGCCGGGACACCGGTGACCTCGACCTCCCGCGAGCGCGCGAAGGCGGACTCGCCGCGGGCTTCTTCGCGCTATTCGTGCCGTCCGGCCCCGAGTTCTCCGCGAGCGACGACGCGAACCGCACGGAGACCGACGACGGCTACCGAATCGAGCGCCCGCCGCCGCTCGCGGGGCCGTACGCGCGCTCGGTCGTCGGCGAGATGTTGGACGCGGTCGACGAACTCGCGACGGACGACCGGGTGCGCGTCTGTCGGGATGTCGACGACGTGCGGGCGTGCATCTCGGGCGACGAACTCGGCGTCGTCGTCCACTTCGAGGGCGCGGAGGCGATTCGCCCCGACTGCTCGAATTTCGGCGACTACTACGACCGCGGCCTGCGCTCGCTCGGGTTGGCGTGGAGTCGCCCGACCGCGTTCGCGGACGGCGTGCCGTTCCGCTACCCGAGTTCGCCCGACGTGGGCGGCGGGCTCACCGACGCGGGCCGCCGGCTCGTCCGTCGGTGCAACGACCGCGGCGTGCTCGTGGACTGCGCGCACCTCACGGCGGCGGGATTCTGGGACGTCCACGAAGTCTCGTCGGCGCCGACGGTGGTGTCCCACAGCGGCGCCCACGAGGTGTGCCCGCTGTCCCGGAATCTCACCGACGAGCAACTCGACGCCGTCGCGGACACCGGCGGACTCGTGGGGTTGACGTTCGGCGCGAGCGCGCTCCGGCCGGACGGCGGGCGCGACCCGGACGCGCCGCTCTCTGTGGCCGTCGAGCACGTCGACTACCTCGTGGACCGGATGGGAATCGATCACGTCGCGCTCGGGTCGGACTTCGACGGCGCGACGACTCTCGCACCGCTCGGCGACGCGACGGCGCTCCCGGACCTGCTCCGGGCGCTCCGCGAGGCGGGGTACTCCGAGCGCGACATCGAGAAAATCGCCCACGGGAACTGGCTCCGGGTCCTGTCGGCGACGTGGTAG
- a CDS encoding DUF4442 domain-containing protein — translation MLPSFDAVRARLYRLGFSYFPAYWTTGAKIVALAPDFSYARVKLPLNWRTKNVVGTTFGGSIYGAVDPVYMVLLRQRLGDDFTVWDSAATIDYREPGESTLYAKFEVSDADVRRFRELAPGESTERTYDVPVVDADGTVHADVEKTLYVRRDA, via the coding sequence GTGCTCCCGAGTTTCGACGCCGTGCGCGCCCGCCTCTACCGCCTCGGCTTCTCCTACTTCCCCGCGTACTGGACGACCGGCGCGAAAATCGTCGCGCTCGCCCCGGACTTCTCGTACGCTCGCGTGAAACTCCCGCTGAACTGGCGCACCAAGAACGTCGTCGGCACGACGTTCGGCGGGAGCATCTACGGCGCCGTCGACCCCGTCTACATGGTGTTGCTCCGGCAGCGCCTCGGCGACGACTTCACCGTCTGGGACTCTGCCGCGACCATCGACTACCGCGAACCAGGCGAGTCGACGCTGTACGCGAAGTTCGAGGTCAGCGACGCGGATGTCCGGCGGTTCCGCGAACTCGCGCCCGGCGAATCCACCGAGCGCACGTACGACGTGCCGGTCGTGGACGCCGACGGCACCGTCCACGCCGACGTGGAGAAGACGCTGTACGTGCGCCGGGACGCCTGA
- a CDS encoding single-stranded-DNA-specific exonuclease RecJ, which translates to MDAPVPELEARADACADALHDADSVLLASHIDADGLTSAGVASTALERAEIPHDVVFSKQLDEEELAGIAAHDHDTVLFTDFGSGQLDIITEHEAAGDFTPVIADHHQPADADTEYHLNPLLEGVDGGKELSGAGASYVLARALLGEDATDLAALAVVGAVGDMQTVNGELVGANTEIAAEGVEAGVLDTAKDLALYGTQTRPLPKLLEYASEVYVPGITNDEQGAIRFLDGLDVDLHDGGDWRTWADLAHDERQTVVSALVKRAVRNGVSGDEVENLVGTTYTLADEEPGTELRDASEFSTLLNATARYERADVGLAVCLGERGDPLDAARDLLSQHRRNLSEGLDWVKREGVTVEDEIQWFHAEDRIRETIVGIVAGMALGAEETASDRPIVGFGNKNDEEVKVSARATPALVDDGVDLSVVMREASQAVGGDGGGHTVAAGATVPKGEERAFLDTASDELAAQRD; encoded by the coding sequence ATGGACGCGCCGGTCCCGGAACTCGAAGCGCGCGCGGACGCCTGTGCCGACGCCTTACACGACGCCGACTCGGTGTTGCTCGCGTCGCACATCGACGCCGACGGCCTGACGAGCGCGGGCGTCGCGTCGACGGCGCTGGAACGCGCCGAGATTCCCCACGACGTGGTGTTCTCGAAGCAACTCGACGAGGAGGAACTCGCGGGCATCGCCGCCCACGACCACGACACCGTGCTGTTCACGGACTTCGGGAGCGGGCAGTTGGATATCATCACCGAACACGAGGCCGCGGGCGACTTCACGCCCGTCATCGCCGACCACCACCAGCCCGCCGACGCCGACACCGAGTACCACCTGAACCCCCTGCTGGAGGGCGTCGACGGCGGGAAGGAACTGTCCGGTGCGGGCGCGAGTTACGTCCTCGCGCGCGCCCTGCTCGGCGAGGACGCGACTGACCTCGCGGCGCTCGCGGTGGTGGGCGCCGTCGGCGACATGCAGACCGTGAACGGCGAACTCGTCGGCGCGAACACCGAAATCGCCGCGGAGGGCGTCGAAGCCGGCGTCCTCGACACGGCGAAGGACCTCGCGCTGTACGGCACGCAGACGCGTCCGCTCCCCAAACTCTTGGAGTACGCCAGCGAGGTGTACGTCCCCGGCATCACGAACGACGAGCAGGGCGCGATTCGGTTCCTCGACGGCCTCGACGTCGACCTCCACGACGGCGGCGACTGGCGGACGTGGGCCGACCTCGCCCACGACGAGCGCCAGACCGTCGTGAGCGCGCTCGTCAAGCGCGCCGTCCGGAACGGCGTCTCCGGCGACGAAGTCGAGAACTTGGTCGGCACGACGTACACGCTCGCCGACGAGGAACCCGGCACCGAGTTGCGGGACGCAAGCGAGTTCTCCACGCTGCTGAACGCGACGGCGCGCTACGAGCGCGCCGACGTGGGGCTCGCGGTCTGTCTCGGCGAGCGCGGCGACCCCCTCGACGCCGCCCGCGACCTCTTGTCCCAGCACCGCCGGAACCTCTCTGAGGGCCTCGACTGGGTGAAACGCGAGGGCGTCACCGTCGAGGACGAGATTCAGTGGTTCCACGCCGAGGACCGCATCCGGGAGACCATCGTCGGCATCGTCGCGGGGATGGCCCTCGGCGCCGAGGAGACCGCGAGCGACCGCCCAATCGTCGGCTTCGGGAACAAGAACGACGAGGAGGTGAAGGTGTCGGCGCGCGCCACGCCAGCGCTCGTCGACGACGGCGTCGACCTCTCGGTCGTGATGCGCGAGGCGTCCCAAGCAGTGGGCGGCGACGGCGGCGGGCACACCGTCGCCGCCGGTGCGACCGTCCCCAAGGGCGAGGAGCGCGCGTTCCTCGACACCGCGAGCGACGAACTCGCCGCGCAGCGGGACTGA
- a CDS encoding ABC transporter substrate-binding protein: MVDLSRRGTIAAVGTGMASLAGCTGVLGSGGGTNSLHVGWVPILPNVQHFVMSERGYYDELDASLSTTEFSSGPAAVKAFAAGDLDVGFFGVTPAMVLTDKGVGADVLAANSRNGFEMVASTAFADRYDDEGADAFAAHADATGSKPTWGTAPDGSVPDTLTRYWLERHLDAGDTEDVIAKPKLPPANAPQAAGGGDVTGTTVQEPYATLVADLDGYRRIEWSGNVLPDHPVTVAFVADGVPDDLRRGFVEQHVRATEAVRDDPAAAASDAAAVLDIDAALAERAVRSRAADFLSNPRDIAEQAEAMSTFVADVGNIGAPMDADELFDFAVYDDVA, translated from the coding sequence ATGGTCGACCTGTCACGACGCGGTACGATAGCGGCGGTCGGTACCGGCATGGCGTCGCTCGCGGGCTGCACCGGCGTCCTCGGTTCCGGCGGTGGAACGAACTCGCTCCACGTCGGCTGGGTGCCGATACTCCCGAACGTCCAGCACTTCGTGATGAGCGAGCGCGGCTACTACGACGAACTCGACGCGTCGCTCTCGACGACCGAGTTCTCCTCGGGCCCGGCCGCGGTCAAGGCATTCGCGGCCGGCGACCTCGACGTCGGCTTCTTCGGCGTGACGCCCGCGATGGTGCTCACGGACAAGGGCGTCGGCGCCGACGTGCTCGCCGCGAACTCCCGGAACGGCTTCGAGATGGTGGCGTCGACCGCGTTCGCCGACAGATACGACGACGAGGGCGCGGACGCGTTCGCGGCGCACGCCGACGCGACCGGTTCCAAACCGACGTGGGGAACCGCGCCCGACGGCTCCGTCCCGGACACGCTCACGCGGTACTGGCTCGAACGCCACCTCGACGCCGGCGACACCGAGGACGTAATCGCGAAGCCGAAACTCCCGCCGGCGAACGCCCCGCAGGCCGCCGGCGGCGGCGACGTCACGGGGACGACGGTACAGGAACCCTACGCCACGCTCGTCGCCGACCTGGACGGTTACCGGCGAATCGAGTGGTCCGGGAACGTGCTCCCCGACCATCCGGTGACGGTCGCGTTCGTCGCCGACGGCGTCCCGGACGACTTGCGCCGCGGTTTCGTCGAACAGCACGTCCGCGCGACCGAGGCGGTGCGCGACGACCCCGCGGCCGCCGCCAGCGACGCCGCTGCCGTCCTCGACATCGACGCGGCGCTCGCGGAGCGGGCGGTGCGGTCGCGGGCCGCCGACTTCCTCTCGAACCCCCGCGACATCGCCGAGCAGGCCGAGGCGATGTCGACGTTCGTCGCCGACGTGGGGAACATCGGCGCGCCGATGGACGCCGACGAACTGTTCGACTTCGCCGTCTACGACGACGTCGCATGA
- a CDS encoding ABC transporter permease translates to MSHATRDAFGAGDAENRGWRFAAGAAGVLGFVGVWAAAAALVTPDYFLPGPLPVARALAAEFTTDAPLALPVVGGTVDLPRAVTRLAQSSFHLVPGLLVGAVAGNALGLAVGYSERADAVATPVVRVLRPVPELAWITFAIVWFGIGHAGAAFIVAIGALWINYYGAYSGVRGVRDGYKEVAASLGVDTHSGMVRHVVLPAASPAMFAGFRTSVGRCLMIVVGAELFGAPGVGYEIINASNNLDMARSMAYMLLVSAVYICVDVAYAAAEARWFAWRQ, encoded by the coding sequence ATGAGCCACGCGACACGCGACGCGTTCGGCGCCGGCGACGCCGAGAATCGCGGGTGGCGGTTCGCCGCGGGTGCGGCCGGCGTCCTCGGCTTCGTCGGCGTCTGGGCGGCCGCGGCCGCGCTCGTCACGCCCGACTACTTCCTCCCCGGACCGCTCCCCGTGGCGCGCGCACTCGCCGCCGAGTTCACCACCGACGCGCCGCTCGCACTCCCGGTGGTCGGCGGCACCGTCGACCTGCCGCGGGCCGTGACCCGGCTCGCCCAGTCGTCGTTCCACCTCGTCCCCGGACTCCTCGTCGGCGCCGTCGCGGGGAACGCGCTCGGCCTCGCGGTCGGGTACTCCGAACGCGCCGACGCAGTCGCCACGCCCGTCGTCCGCGTCCTCCGGCCCGTCCCCGAACTGGCGTGGATTACGTTCGCCATCGTCTGGTTCGGCATCGGGCACGCCGGCGCCGCGTTCATCGTCGCCATCGGCGCGCTCTGGATAAACTACTACGGCGCGTACTCGGGCGTTCGCGGCGTCCGCGACGGCTACAAGGAGGTCGCCGCGAGCCTCGGCGTCGACACGCACAGCGGGATGGTCCGGCACGTCGTCCTGCCCGCCGCGTCGCCCGCGATGTTCGCGGGGTTCCGCACGAGCGTCGGGCGCTGTCTCATGATTGTCGTGGGCGCCGAACTGTTCGGCGCGCCGGGCGTCGGCTACGAGATTATCAACGCCTCGAACAACCTCGACATGGCACGCAGCATGGCGTACATGCTGCTGGTCAGCGCCGTCTACATCTGCGTCGACGTGGCGTACGCGGCCGCCGAAGCGAGGTGGTTCGCGTGGCGCCAGTGA
- a CDS encoding ABC transporter ATP-binding protein yields MAPVNATGGETVRGDDRRGGDDAPPDDPPAIEVDGVTKRYDGRQSVEALRDVSLSVADGEFVCLVGASGCGKTTLFRVLAGLEAPTSGAVEVGGSPVTGPGVDRGMVFQSYNLFPWLTVEENVRFGLDQPACDCADCAARVAHLVDLVGLSGFEDAYPKELSGGMKQRVAVARALAVDPGILLLDEPFGSIDAQTRDRLQSELLDVWRETEKTVLFVTHEIAEAVTLADRVVVLAADPGRVAATVEIDLPRPRDPSNPAFRDLVDEIRAAIE; encoded by the coding sequence GTGGCGCCAGTGAACGCGACGGGCGGCGAGACGGTCCGCGGGGACGACCGCCGAGGCGGCGATGACGCGCCGCCGGACGACCCGCCGGCTATCGAGGTGGACGGCGTGACGAAGCGCTACGACGGCCGGCAGTCCGTGGAGGCGCTCCGGGACGTGTCGCTGTCGGTCGCCGACGGCGAGTTCGTCTGTCTGGTCGGCGCCTCCGGGTGCGGGAAGACGACGCTGTTCCGCGTGCTCGCGGGCCTCGAAGCCCCGACCTCGGGGGCCGTCGAAGTCGGCGGGTCGCCGGTCACGGGGCCGGGCGTCGACCGCGGGATGGTGTTCCAGTCGTACAACCTCTTCCCGTGGCTCACCGTCGAGGAGAACGTCCGGTTCGGCCTCGACCAACCGGCCTGTGACTGCGCCGACTGCGCCGCGCGCGTCGCCCACCTCGTCGACCTCGTCGGGCTCTCGGGGTTCGAGGACGCCTACCCGAAGGAACTCTCGGGCGGCATGAAACAGCGCGTCGCGGTCGCTCGCGCGCTCGCCGTCGACCCCGGCATCCTCCTGTTGGACGAGCCGTTCGGGAGCATCGACGCCCAGACCCGCGACCGTCTCCAGTCCGAACTGCTCGACGTCTGGCGTGAGACCGAGAAGACCGTGCTGTTCGTCACCCACGAAATCGCGGAGGCGGTGACGCTCGCGGACCGCGTCGTCGTCCTCGCCGCGGACCCCGGTCGCGTCGCGGCGACCGTCGAAATCGACCTGCCACGGCCCCGCGACCCGTCGAACCCGGCGTTCCGAGACCTCGTCGACGAGATTCGCGCCGCCATCGAGTGA
- a CDS encoding uroporphyrinogen-III synthase has product MNVAVFRPADERLDRAVDLLEALGATPVPDPMLEVAPTGDAPRSDGDFAILTSKTGVELADDAGWTPGDAALCAIGDATASACRDAGWTVARVPDEYTSAGLVAELDGDVEGARVEVARSDHGSAVLTDGLNDAGAYVHETILYELTTPEGAGDSAELAADGDLDAALFTSSLTVEHWLDAASDRGIREDALAGLNDATVGCIGPPTRETAEAAGVDVDVVPDDADFEQLARAVLD; this is encoded by the coding sequence ATGAACGTCGCCGTCTTCCGCCCCGCCGACGAGCGCCTCGACCGCGCCGTCGACCTGCTCGAAGCGCTCGGCGCGACGCCCGTCCCGGACCCGATGCTGGAAGTCGCGCCGACCGGCGACGCCCCGCGGAGCGACGGCGACTTCGCGATTCTGACGAGCAAGACCGGCGTCGAACTCGCCGACGACGCCGGCTGGACGCCCGGCGACGCCGCGCTCTGTGCCATCGGCGACGCCACCGCGAGTGCGTGCCGGGACGCCGGCTGGACGGTCGCTCGGGTGCCCGACGAGTACACGAGCGCCGGCCTCGTCGCCGAACTCGACGGGGACGTCGAGGGGGCGCGCGTCGAAGTCGCACGCTCGGACCACGGCTCCGCGGTGCTCACGGACGGCCTGAACGACGCCGGCGCGTACGTCCACGAGACCATCCTCTACGAACTCACGACCCCCGAGGGCGCCGGCGACTCCGCCGAACTCGCGGCCGACGGCGACCTCGACGCCGCGCTGTTCACGTCCTCGCTCACGGTCGAACACTGGCTCGACGCCGCCAGCGACCGCGGCATCCGGGAGGACGCGCTCGCCGGCCTGAACGACGCCACGGTCGGCTGTATCGGCCCGCCGACCCGCGAGACGGCTGAAGCCGCGGGCGTCGACGTGGACGTGGTGCCAGACGACGCCGACTTCGAGCAGTTGGCGCGCGCCGTGCTCGACTAG
- the cobA gene encoding uroporphyrinogen-III C-methyltransferase — translation MPGTVYLVGSGPGDPDLLTVKARRLLDDADVVLHDKLPGPEILDTIPEAKREDVGKRAGGERTPQSEINARLVELAEAGEDVVRLKGGDPFVFGRGGEEMQYLAEHGVEFEVVPGITSAIAAPAAADIPVTHRDHASSVSFVTGHEDPTKEESAVDWDALAATGGTIVVLMGVGRLPDYTRELLNAGMDAETPVALIEKGTRPGQQVATGTLDTIVDVRDEVGIEPPAVTVIGGVAGLWRDA, via the coding sequence ATGCCGGGCACCGTCTACCTCGTAGGGAGCGGGCCGGGCGACCCCGACCTGTTGACGGTGAAGGCCCGCCGCCTGCTCGACGACGCCGACGTGGTGCTCCACGACAAACTCCCCGGCCCCGAGATTCTGGACACCATCCCCGAGGCCAAACGCGAGGACGTCGGGAAGCGCGCGGGCGGCGAGCGCACCCCCCAATCCGAAATCAACGCCCGGCTGGTGGAACTCGCCGAGGCGGGCGAGGACGTGGTGCGCCTGAAGGGCGGCGACCCGTTCGTGTTCGGGCGCGGCGGCGAGGAGATGCAGTACCTCGCCGAGCACGGCGTCGAGTTCGAGGTGGTGCCCGGCATCACGTCGGCAATCGCGGCGCCGGCGGCCGCCGACATCCCCGTCACGCACCGCGACCACGCCTCCTCGGTGTCGTTCGTCACGGGCCACGAGGACCCCACGAAAGAGGAGTCCGCGGTGGACTGGGACGCGCTCGCGGCGACCGGCGGCACCATCGTCGTGCTGATGGGCGTCGGTCGGCTCCCCGACTACACCCGCGAACTCCTGAACGCGGGGATGGACGCCGAGACGCCCGTGGCGCTGATAGAGAAGGGGACGCGACCGGGCCAGCAGGTCGCCACCGGCACCCTCGACACCATCGTCGACGTGCGCGACGAGGTGGGCATCGAACCGCCCGCCGTCACCGTCATCGGCGGCGTCGCGGGCCTCTGGAGGGACGCATGA
- the hemC gene encoding hydroxymethylbilane synthase, giving the protein MNDDPIRLATRGSDLALRQAGEVKSTLEDHRHDVELVEVETKGDRVSDALISDLGKTGAFVRALDEEVLDGNVDAAVHSMKDVPTDVPDDLVVAAVPHRENPADVLVTNDGTDLEDLDSGSVVGTASLRRGAQVKAHRPDLTVEPIRGNVDTRVEKLLAPGLHAEHERRTEAEKEKQSADAREQRRGDYSDDVEAGVENLDNESAGESDGGSRQNAEFDQTVEEWFASLSPLQQSALERDPDEDYDALVLARVGLERTGLIHHVETEELPTNTHVPSAGQGALCITARRDSDVATDLRDALDHVRSRVETTTERVVLEELGGGCIAPIGIHALVQGEMVRTDVQVFSRDGTEQVGETRELDAENYANEARALANDLRERGAAELIAAARREE; this is encoded by the coding sequence ATGAACGACGACCCGATTCGCCTCGCGACCCGTGGGTCGGACCTCGCCCTCCGCCAGGCCGGCGAGGTGAAGTCCACGCTCGAAGACCACCGCCACGACGTGGAACTCGTGGAGGTGGAGACGAAGGGGGACCGCGTCTCCGACGCGCTCATCAGCGACCTCGGGAAGACCGGGGCGTTCGTGCGCGCGCTGGACGAAGAAGTGCTCGACGGGAACGTCGACGCGGCCGTCCACTCGATGAAGGACGTGCCGACGGACGTACCCGACGACCTCGTGGTGGCGGCCGTCCCGCACCGCGAGAACCCCGCGGACGTGCTCGTGACGAACGACGGCACCGACCTCGAAGACCTCGATTCGGGGAGCGTCGTCGGCACGGCGAGCCTGCGCCGCGGCGCGCAGGTGAAGGCCCACCGCCCCGACCTCACCGTGGAGCCGATTCGCGGGAACGTCGACACCCGCGTGGAGAAACTGCTCGCGCCCGGCCTGCACGCCGAACACGAGCGCCGCACGGAAGCCGAGAAGGAAAAGCAGTCCGCGGACGCCCGCGAGCAGCGACGCGGCGACTACAGCGACGACGTGGAAGCCGGCGTCGAGAATCTGGACAACGAGAGCGCCGGGGAAAGCGACGGCGGGAGCCGCCAGAACGCCGAGTTCGATCAGACGGTCGAGGAGTGGTTCGCGTCGCTGTCGCCGCTCCAGCAGTCCGCACTCGAACGCGACCCGGACGAGGACTACGACGCGCTCGTGTTGGCGCGCGTCGGCCTCGAGCGCACCGGCCTGATTCACCACGTCGAGACCGAAGAGCTGCCGACGAACACGCACGTCCCGTCGGCGGGGCAGGGCGCGCTCTGCATCACGGCGCGCCGCGACAGCGACGTGGCGACCGACCTCCGAGACGCCCTCGACCACGTGCGCTCGCGGGTCGAGACGACCACCGAGCGCGTCGTCCTCGAGGAACTCGGCGGCGGCTGCATCGCCCCCATCGGCATCCACGCGCTCGTGCAAGGCGAGATGGTGCGCACGGACGTCCAGGTGTTCAGCCGAGACGGCACCGAGCAGGTCGGCGAGACCCGGGAACTCGACGCGGAGAACTACGCGAACGAGGCCCGAGCGCTCGCGAACGACCTGCGGGAGCGCGGCGCCGCGGAACTCATCGCGGCGGCGCGCCGGGAGGAGTAG